The following proteins come from a genomic window of Rutidosis leptorrhynchoides isolate AG116_Rl617_1_P2 chromosome 10, CSIRO_AGI_Rlap_v1, whole genome shotgun sequence:
- the LOC139871192 gene encoding uncharacterized protein, protein MPIKQVLAKPEISDRLALWAVELGAYQISYLPRSAVKGQVMADYLAEMSVGLEVINERTTLKPVMGETWDLFTDSASCAEGAGAGLVLASASGEEHRFNFDVTNNEAEYEAILAGLNIARRMNITKLRAFTDSQLVANQFNGSFEAHDSSMQKYLQLLKVLAERFEYFELAQVPRSQNKKADALSKLVALAFSHFQKQVWVEELPSKSIGNDLMVASVEEERSNWMEPILQYIRSDVLPSDKYLA, encoded by the coding sequence ATGCCGATCAAGCAAGTCTTAGCAAAACCAGAGATATCTGACAGACTTGCGTTGTGGGCGGTAGAGTTgggtgcttatcaaatatcttaccttccgcgaAGTGCTGTAAAGGGTCAGgttatggcggattatctcgctgaaATGTCTGTAGGGTTggaggtgattaatgagcgaacAACGTTAAAACCGGTAATGGGcgaaacttgggatttatttactgataGTGCTTCATGTGCAGAGGGCGCAGGTGCGGGTTTGGTTTTGGCAAGCGCAAGTGGTGAAGAGCATcgttttaattttgatgtgacaaataATGAAGCGGAGTACGAAGCGATACTTGCTGGTTTAAATATTGCACGAAGAATGAATATAACTAAGTTACGGGCATTCACAGATTCGCAGTTAGTAGCAAATCAGTTTAATGGATCTTTTGAAGCACATGATTCTTCAATGCAGAAATATTTGCAATTATTGAAAGTTTTGGCAGAGCGGTTTGAATATtttgaactcgcgcaagtgccaagaagtcaaaataagaaggcggatgctttAAGTAAATTGGTTGCTTTAGCGTTTTCACACTTTCAAAAACAAGTTTGGGTTGAGGAATTGCCAAGCAAATCAATAGGTAATGACTTAATGGTTGCGTCTGTTGAAGAGGAACGGTcaaattggatggaaccaattTTGCAATACATTCGCAGTGATGTTTTGCCAAGTGATAAGTATCTCGCCTAG